From a single Bryobacter aggregatus MPL3 genomic region:
- a CDS encoding cytochrome c-type biogenesis protein CcmH → MNARRVFHTSSRAPNRYGTQCTPMKRLFLALLCLAPSLFANAANGDPRLERLFASFIAPCCWRENLLHHQSPKADELRTELRHAVAAGRSDEDMKRSLVDRYSLRILSMPEGARLQWLRWIPLVGIAAGLAAIALFLRRSLAVHRNEPSPVHTALPLLPEFEEI, encoded by the coding sequence ATGAATGCCAGACGTGTATTCCATACATCGTCGCGTGCACCCAATCGTTACGGGACACAATGCACGCCAATGAAAAGGCTGTTTTTAGCGCTGCTTTGCCTGGCGCCAAGTCTATTCGCGAACGCCGCCAACGGTGACCCGCGCCTTGAAAGATTATTTGCCAGCTTCATCGCACCATGCTGCTGGCGCGAAAACCTGCTACATCACCAATCACCAAAGGCGGACGAGCTTCGTACAGAACTCCGCCATGCGGTAGCAGCGGGTCGCTCCGATGAAGACATGAAACGAAGCTTGGTCGACCGGTATTCCCTGCGTATCCTCTCGATGCCGGAAGGAGCGCGTCTGCAATGGCTGCGTTGGATTCCACTGGTGGGCATTGCCGCCGGACTCGCCGCGATTGCGTTGTTCCTACGTCGATCCTTGGCAGTCCATCGCAACGAGCCATCCCCCGTCCACACGGCGCTGCCCCTATTACCGGAGTTCGAGGAGATTTGA
- a CDS encoding ECF-type sigma factor, with amino-acid sequence MSSLPRATRNSAVWPHAPCGVKEQATLLVNQVYLKLLRNKALNSTEFNDIRKGQLLGLAGFLMKRLFLVQSRPLRARIQERGEESLFSMPTAAMDPESLQVVEDLLERLARIDSRLRAVVDMRVFEGKNHEEIAGQLGCSIRSVAGHWAFGRRWLEKELQPPA; translated from the coding sequence ATGAGTTCTTTACCTCGCGCTACCCGGAACTCCGCCGTCTGGCCGCACGCCCCATGCGGCGTGAAGGAGCAGGCCACGCTGCTCGTGAACCAAGTCTATCTGAAGCTGCTCCGGAATAAGGCCCTCAACTCCACCGAATTCAACGACATCCGCAAAGGGCAGCTTCTGGGGCTGGCCGGCTTCCTGATGAAGCGATTGTTCCTCGTTCAGAGCCGTCCGCTACGGGCGCGCATCCAGGAACGCGGGGAAGAATCGCTGTTTTCGATGCCCACGGCCGCCATGGATCCGGAAAGCCTTCAGGTGGTGGAAGACCTGCTGGAGCGCCTGGCGAGAATCGATTCCCGGCTGCGCGCCGTGGTGGACATGCGTGTTTTTGAAGGGAAAAATCACGAGGAGATCGCCGGACAGCTCGGCTGCTCGATTCGTAGCGTTGCCGGACACTGGGCCTTTGGCCGCCGCTGGCTGGAGAAGGAGTTGCAACCTCCAGCGTGA
- a CDS encoding helix-turn-helix domain-containing protein: MFLSFDDRPSDSPFVEKIWRSRSDRAGKFLSVAASHFEIAVTRHKGKTFLTLRGPETKSTTADCPAEGEWLGIRFKLGTFMPQFTPGQLADRNDVTLPDATHRSFWLNGSAWEYPDFENAEIFVKRLVQKGILTRDLAVDAAVQGQGQVQVQVLSLRSAQRHFLRATGLSHCTVRQIERARHATNLLKQGVSILDTVHEAGYFDQAHLTRSLKYRIGQTPTEIIRANQQLSFLYKTKPHR; encoded by the coding sequence ATGTTTCTCAGCTTTGATGACAGACCTTCGGACTCTCCCTTTGTGGAGAAGATCTGGCGTAGTCGCAGCGATCGCGCGGGAAAGTTCCTTTCCGTTGCTGCGAGCCATTTTGAGATCGCGGTGACGCGGCACAAGGGCAAGACCTTTCTGACGCTACGAGGGCCCGAAACAAAATCCACCACGGCCGATTGTCCTGCAGAAGGAGAATGGCTTGGCATTCGATTCAAGTTGGGGACCTTCATGCCGCAATTCACCCCCGGTCAACTCGCCGATCGAAACGATGTGACCTTGCCGGATGCGACTCATCGCTCCTTCTGGCTCAATGGCTCTGCCTGGGAGTATCCCGATTTCGAGAATGCGGAGATCTTTGTGAAGCGGCTTGTCCAGAAGGGGATTCTCACTCGGGACCTCGCCGTCGATGCGGCAGTGCAAGGTCAAGGGCAAGTGCAAGTGCAAGTGCTTTCGCTTCGCTCTGCGCAACGTCATTTTCTGCGCGCAACAGGTTTGAGCCACTGCACGGTCCGCCAAATCGAACGTGCGCGGCATGCGACGAACCTTCTGAAGCAAGGCGTCTCAATTCTCGATACGGTCCACGAAGCCGGCTATTTTGATCAAGCGCATCTTACCCGGTCACTCAAGTACCGGATTGGGCAAACACCCACAGAGATCATCCGAGCCAATCAGCAATTGTCGTTTTTATACAAAACAAAGCCGCATCGCTAG
- a CDS encoding DoxX family protein, giving the protein MNSATDTPLLSKKRLIAGYVLTALVALFLTFDTVLKVLRLAPAVQGTAELGYPADAVLWIGLIELVCVVLYLFPRTAVLGALLLTGYLGGAIATHLRVGNPLLSHTLFPVYIAFLLWGGLYLREARLRAVIPFRLQNG; this is encoded by the coding sequence ATGAACTCTGCAACTGATACACCACTGCTTTCAAAGAAGAGGCTTATAGCTGGCTATGTGCTCACCGCATTGGTCGCTTTGTTTTTGACCTTTGACACCGTTCTCAAAGTACTGCGACTTGCGCCAGCAGTTCAGGGTACGGCCGAACTTGGCTATCCGGCGGATGCTGTGCTCTGGATTGGGTTGATCGAACTTGTGTGTGTCGTCCTCTATCTATTTCCACGCACGGCGGTGCTGGGCGCTCTCCTGTTGACAGGTTATTTAGGCGGCGCGATTGCCACCCATTTGCGTGTTGGGAATCCTCTGCTCAGTCACACGCTCTTTCCTGTGTACATCGCGTTCTTGCTCTGGGGAGGATTGTATTTGCGCGAGGCGAGGCTGCGTGCGGTGATCCCGTTCCGGTTGCAGAACGGATGA
- a CDS encoding DUF4287 domain-containing protein, with protein sequence MSFQAYLDNIKTKTGKTPEDLKLLAEKAGVFSPEMKANALIAWLKKDFDLGHGHSMAIWAVFKDKGWVHAGAKK encoded by the coding sequence ATGTCATTCCAAGCTTATCTAGACAACATCAAAACCAAGACCGGGAAAACGCCAGAGGACTTGAAACTCTTAGCGGAGAAGGCCGGTGTCTTTAGCCCAGAGATGAAGGCGAATGCGCTGATCGCATGGCTAAAAAAAGATTTCGATCTCGGACACGGTCATTCGATGGCAATCTGGGCGGTGTTCAAGGACAAAGGTTGGGTTCACGCTGGCGCTAAGAAGTAG
- a CDS encoding carboxypeptidase regulatory-like domain-containing protein, which translates to MFIFRRALLPLLSLLLGAVSLFGQTTLGTITGLVSDSTGAVIPDAEIAATNTGTGFRLLTKTSSTGNYVLPNLPVGRYSISVAVTGFKTFTRTNIGLSTDDNIRVDIALEVGSSADRVEVSAEVAPLKTESTEVSTTMERKLVNDVPLAIAGIGGGMRNAFSIMMMMPQVKSGNGEGAWDDLQVGGGQQHDWNVSVDGLSVEMGWRNHVGYMNRLTPSVDSVEEFRIDTSSFKAENSRASGGNISVTTKSGTNQLHGGAFDFFQADWLNANTWLNNKVGRAKPKFHRNDFGTNFGGPVVIPKIYNGKNKTYFFFSYEGYRWPDQSGASQQTIPLPEMINGDFSKWKLANGNLIQLYDPSTTRSDGKGGFMRDPFPGNIIPGNRLSPLSRNIAKYYPNPTSPGLTLNYISPGTEPKKRIENAYTTKFDHNFNQKNRMSFTWTKNGMRFNNAYDTDPTNPNNWSALPYPLSGRKYYNGDQYYGNVFRLNDTHVFSPTVVNNLTVGAHRLTHPEHDITVEPFGQNWGDKLGGAVKNNPGYNVGFPSVTFNNDNYYSWDASKLWDEYHTVYGLDDSLTWVKGSHSFKFGYSYQKMFLNTNNRNTAAGNFAFNRLSTSVPGDNSGNSGSSFASFMLGEVYTGNFTVPNTSMLRFPYHAAYAQDDWKISSRLTMNIGLRYEVNMSVYDKYDRLSYFDPNLANPAANGIPGALRFLGNGQGREGRRNLYNNAQGFGPRLGFAYQIANNTVIRAGAGIFYGTNKAPGLGGANNGFTNAPNWSSQNQGINSAFNWNNGFPAWEAPPFINPGFNTGFSLPWFGAAETGRLPSTSTWNFAVSRVLKGNLVFDATYTGSKGTHLASDRVNIMQIDPKYAYLGSLLNKPIDDPEVVALGFKPPFANFKNLLGGNATLGQSLRAFPQYQGLTTGGMMNHSGNSTYHALILKATKRFSGGLSLLATYTWSKLLTDADSSEPWIAGVVGSATGAGAAQNQYNRRLEKSYGVLDLPQMFKLTGSYDFPFGKGRKYLTSGALGHVIGNWNLSSYMFYQSGFPMGILDNGYVNNLRGGTPRPNVLTSDWRATTAGERFDPSVDKFYNVNGFQRRTNPALDPFGNAPRLNGATRSFRTYRTNIAITRSFPIYERLKADLRLEVFDLFNQKNWSNPTADISNQQLFGVITNASGNRTMQLGLKLLF; encoded by the coding sequence ATGTTTATTTTTCGAAGGGCGTTGTTGCCCTTGCTCAGCCTTTTGCTCGGAGCCGTTTCGCTTTTTGGACAAACGACGCTTGGCACCATTACAGGATTGGTATCGGACTCGACGGGGGCAGTGATTCCCGATGCCGAGATTGCCGCGACGAATACAGGTACCGGCTTCCGGCTGCTGACCAAGACGTCGAGCACGGGTAACTATGTACTCCCCAATCTTCCGGTTGGCCGCTATTCGATCTCAGTGGCCGTGACAGGATTTAAGACCTTTACCCGGACCAATATCGGTCTTTCGACTGACGATAATATTCGGGTGGATATCGCGCTGGAGGTTGGCTCCTCGGCAGATCGGGTAGAAGTGTCCGCTGAAGTTGCGCCACTGAAGACCGAATCGACGGAAGTCTCCACCACCATGGAGCGGAAGCTAGTCAATGACGTTCCGCTGGCGATTGCGGGCATTGGCGGCGGCATGCGCAACGCCTTCAGCATCATGATGATGATGCCGCAGGTGAAGAGCGGCAACGGCGAAGGTGCCTGGGACGACCTGCAAGTGGGTGGTGGCCAGCAGCACGACTGGAATGTCAGTGTCGATGGACTATCGGTCGAGATGGGATGGCGCAATCACGTGGGTTATATGAATCGTCTCACGCCGTCCGTGGACTCGGTGGAAGAGTTCCGCATCGACACCTCCTCCTTTAAAGCGGAGAACAGCCGCGCGAGCGGCGGTAATATCAGCGTCACCACCAAGTCGGGCACCAACCAGTTGCATGGCGGCGCATTCGATTTCTTCCAGGCTGATTGGCTGAACGCCAACACTTGGCTGAATAATAAGGTCGGACGGGCCAAGCCCAAGTTCCATCGCAATGATTTTGGGACGAACTTTGGCGGACCGGTTGTGATTCCCAAAATTTATAACGGCAAGAACAAGACCTACTTCTTCTTCTCTTACGAAGGCTACCGCTGGCCGGATCAATCCGGGGCATCGCAACAGACGATTCCGCTGCCGGAAATGATCAATGGTGACTTCTCCAAGTGGAAGCTGGCCAATGGTAATCTGATCCAGCTCTACGATCCCAGCACGACGCGGAGCGATGGGAAGGGCGGGTTCATGCGCGATCCCTTTCCGGGAAACATCATTCCTGGAAACCGCCTGAGTCCGTTGTCGCGCAATATCGCAAAGTATTATCCGAATCCGACTTCGCCTGGCTTGACCTTGAACTACATCTCGCCCGGTACAGAGCCGAAGAAGCGCATTGAAAACGCTTATACAACCAAGTTTGATCACAACTTCAATCAGAAGAACCGCATGTCCTTCACTTGGACCAAGAACGGGATGCGCTTCAACAATGCTTACGATACCGATCCCACAAATCCGAACAACTGGAGTGCGCTCCCCTATCCGCTGTCGGGCCGCAAGTATTATAACGGCGACCAGTATTACGGAAACGTATTCCGTTTGAACGACACACATGTGTTTAGCCCGACGGTGGTGAACAACCTGACTGTTGGCGCGCATCGCCTGACGCACCCTGAGCATGACATTACGGTAGAGCCTTTCGGCCAGAACTGGGGCGATAAGTTAGGCGGAGCGGTGAAGAACAACCCTGGCTACAATGTCGGGTTTCCGTCGGTCACCTTCAACAATGACAACTATTACAGCTGGGATGCTTCTAAGCTTTGGGACGAATACCACACGGTTTATGGTCTGGACGATAGCCTGACCTGGGTGAAGGGCAGCCACAGCTTCAAGTTTGGCTACAGCTACCAGAAGATGTTCTTGAATACGAACAACCGCAACACGGCTGCGGGCAACTTTGCCTTCAACCGTTTGAGCACTTCTGTTCCAGGGGATAACAGCGGCAACTCAGGTAGCTCCTTTGCCTCATTTATGTTGGGTGAAGTCTACACGGGCAACTTTACGGTGCCGAACACTTCGATGCTTCGCTTCCCCTACCACGCTGCTTATGCGCAGGATGATTGGAAGATCAGTTCCCGGCTGACGATGAACATTGGTCTCCGTTACGAAGTGAATATGAGCGTGTACGACAAGTACGATCGTCTCTCCTACTTCGACCCGAACCTGGCCAATCCGGCGGCAAATGGAATACCGGGAGCTCTGCGCTTCCTCGGCAATGGGCAGGGGCGTGAGGGGCGTCGCAACCTCTATAACAACGCACAAGGTTTCGGTCCGCGTCTTGGCTTTGCCTATCAGATTGCGAATAACACGGTGATCCGCGCCGGCGCGGGCATCTTCTACGGCACCAACAAGGCTCCCGGCCTTGGCGGCGCCAACAACGGATTCACGAATGCTCCCAACTGGAGCTCGCAGAATCAGGGCATCAACTCGGCATTCAACTGGAATAATGGATTTCCTGCCTGGGAAGCGCCGCCCTTTATCAATCCGGGATTCAACACGGGCTTCAGCCTTCCCTGGTTCGGCGCTGCTGAGACCGGCAGACTTCCTAGCACCAGCACCTGGAACTTCGCTGTCTCCCGCGTCTTGAAGGGAAATCTCGTTTTCGATGCTACCTACACCGGCAGCAAGGGCACACACCTGGCTTCCGATCGTGTGAACATCATGCAGATCGATCCCAAGTACGCCTATCTCGGCAGCCTACTGAACAAACCGATTGACGATCCCGAAGTGGTGGCTCTGGGTTTCAAACCGCCTTTCGCGAACTTCAAGAACCTGCTCGGTGGCAATGCGACTCTCGGGCAATCCCTCCGGGCCTTCCCGCAGTACCAGGGATTGACCACGGGCGGCATGATGAACCACAGTGGCAACTCGACCTATCATGCGTTGATCCTGAAGGCCACTAAGCGCTTCTCGGGTGGCTTGAGTTTGCTTGCAACCTACACCTGGTCAAAACTGTTGACCGATGCGGATTCGAGTGAGCCTTGGATTGCCGGTGTCGTCGGCTCCGCTACGGGCGCAGGTGCGGCGCAGAACCAATACAATCGCCGTCTGGAGAAATCCTACGGTGTGCTCGATCTGCCACAGATGTTTAAGCTGACGGGCAGCTACGACTTCCCCTTTGGCAAAGGCCGGAAGTATCTGACTTCGGGGGCACTTGGCCATGTCATCGGCAACTGGAACTTGAGCTCGTACATGTTCTACCAGAGCGGCTTTCCGATGGGTATTCTGGACAACGGCTATGTCAACAACTTGCGGGGCGGCACGCCGAGACCGAATGTCTTGACGTCCGACTGGCGCGCGACTACGGCAGGAGAACGATTCGATCCGTCGGTGGATAAATTCTATAACGTGAATGGATTCCAGCGGCGAACGAATCCAGCATTAGATCCTTTCGGGAATGCGCCCCGCTTGAACGGCGCGACTCGATCATTCCGCACCTATCGCACAAACATTGCGATTACACGGAGCTTTCCGATTTACGAGCGCTTGAAGGCTGACTTGCGACTGGAGGTGTTCGATCTCTTCAATCAGAAGAATTGGTCGAATCCGACAGCCGACATTTCCAACCAACAGCTCTTTGGCGTCATTACCAATGCAAGCGGCAATCGCACGATGCAACTGGGGTTGAAGCTCCTGTTCTAG
- a CDS encoding PSD1 and planctomycete cytochrome C domain-containing protein, which produces MKVSTNFALGMVAAGVLCAQTPETVFNQNVFAQQMQPVFQKHCAGCHSAANPAGGLTTASLDTLLTGGKHGTAVIPGNSAESLVMKYVRGELSPKMPMGGSLENEVIAALAKAVDSMKALPQTAKKRDGYLEWLLRKPVAPKVPAVRDAAWVRNPIDAFVLAQLEAKSMQPAAAASKRSLLRRVYFDLIGLPPTPADAEAFEKDQSPQALEKVVDRLLADSRYGERWARHWLDLARFAESDGFAIDGERPNAWRYRDYVIRAFNEDRPYNTFLQEQLAGDEMGAGGNRSDRLVALGFLRMGTWEADANFKTQLRQDVLNELTGTVGQVFLGFTVGCARCHDHKYDPIPQKDFYRLQAFFAPMRVEDRPAPFLEAEHPKLMKAEMRRFEDESEIADAAFKQLEEKLKAQYAKAKKIATEDPKAADFTGALKNAKDATYTEEERAGWRKARDHAKRMQESVGRYRPVAYAVSDVAPPHVPELASTYVLHGGELSGRGEKVEPGFLQAVEGKSVAAKIPFAGGSSGRRTALAEWIGSPENPLTARVMVNRIWAHHFGEGIVRTVSDFGINGERPTHPELLDYLATQFVEKKWSIKAMHKLMLLSSAYQQSTVNEAEKRYTELDPKNSLLWRMNWTRLEGETIRDSLLAVSGRLQKSDGGPGVFVSVPSDVAEGFEFFKWFPSPEKDQARRTVYTFQRRSVMNPMIEVFDGANMSEVCSRRSSTVVPTQAFALLNSEFTRKEAHHFAERVVELAGPDPDKQLDQAFLLALARKPSAKEREAYRASVHGAAPVEALTRLGVVLFNLNEFIYLE; this is translated from the coding sequence GTGAAGGTTTCAACGAATTTCGCATTGGGTATGGTTGCGGCGGGGGTGCTCTGTGCGCAGACGCCGGAGACCGTCTTCAATCAGAATGTCTTTGCACAGCAAATGCAGCCGGTGTTTCAGAAGCACTGTGCCGGTTGCCATTCTGCGGCCAATCCCGCCGGTGGATTGACCACCGCGAGTCTCGACACCTTGCTGACCGGTGGCAAGCATGGCACTGCGGTGATTCCTGGAAACAGCGCCGAGTCTCTGGTGATGAAGTATGTCCGGGGGGAGTTGAGTCCCAAGATGCCGATGGGAGGCTCGCTCGAGAATGAAGTGATCGCGGCCTTGGCGAAGGCTGTCGATTCGATGAAGGCTCTTCCGCAGACGGCGAAGAAGCGCGATGGCTATCTGGAGTGGTTGCTGCGGAAGCCTGTCGCGCCGAAAGTCCCTGCCGTGCGGGATGCGGCCTGGGTACGTAATCCGATTGACGCCTTTGTTCTGGCTCAGTTGGAAGCAAAATCGATGCAGCCCGCGGCAGCGGCTTCCAAGCGTAGCTTGTTGCGTCGTGTCTATTTTGACCTGATTGGCTTGCCGCCCACGCCGGCGGACGCGGAAGCTTTCGAGAAAGACCAATCGCCTCAGGCCCTGGAGAAGGTGGTTGATCGGCTTCTTGCAGACTCACGCTATGGAGAGCGCTGGGCGCGCCATTGGCTGGACCTGGCGCGATTTGCGGAGTCCGATGGCTTTGCGATTGATGGGGAACGTCCCAATGCCTGGCGCTATCGCGACTATGTGATCCGTGCCTTCAACGAAGACCGGCCCTACAACACGTTCTTGCAAGAGCAGCTGGCTGGGGACGAGATGGGCGCGGGTGGAAACCGTTCCGATCGTTTGGTCGCCCTGGGATTCCTGCGCATGGGGACCTGGGAGGCTGACGCAAACTTCAAAACACAGTTGCGTCAGGATGTTTTGAATGAATTAACGGGCACGGTAGGACAGGTGTTCCTCGGCTTTACGGTGGGCTGTGCCCGCTGTCACGATCATAAGTACGATCCGATTCCGCAGAAGGACTTCTATCGCTTGCAGGCCTTCTTTGCGCCGATGCGGGTGGAGGATCGCCCCGCGCCGTTTCTTGAGGCGGAGCATCCGAAGCTCATGAAGGCGGAGATGCGCCGCTTTGAAGATGAATCGGAGATTGCCGATGCGGCCTTCAAGCAGCTCGAAGAAAAGCTGAAGGCGCAGTATGCCAAGGCGAAGAAGATTGCTACCGAGGATCCGAAGGCCGCAGATTTTACGGGGGCGCTCAAGAATGCGAAGGACGCGACTTACACAGAAGAAGAGCGGGCGGGATGGCGCAAGGCGCGCGATCACGCAAAGCGCATGCAGGAGAGCGTAGGACGCTATCGTCCGGTGGCTTATGCCGTGTCCGACGTCGCTCCGCCGCATGTGCCTGAACTGGCATCGACCTATGTATTGCATGGCGGCGAGTTGTCAGGCCGCGGGGAGAAGGTGGAGCCCGGCTTTTTACAAGCGGTCGAAGGCAAGAGTGTTGCGGCGAAGATTCCCTTTGCCGGCGGTAGCTCTGGACGCAGGACGGCGCTTGCCGAATGGATTGGCTCGCCCGAGAATCCGCTCACTGCGCGGGTGATGGTGAATCGCATCTGGGCGCACCATTTCGGCGAAGGGATCGTTCGTACGGTGAGTGACTTTGGCATCAATGGCGAACGCCCGACGCATCCCGAGTTGCTCGACTATCTGGCCACGCAATTTGTGGAGAAGAAGTGGAGCATCAAGGCCATGCATAAATTGATGCTGCTCTCCAGTGCGTATCAACAATCGACAGTCAACGAAGCGGAGAAGCGATATACGGAACTGGATCCGAAGAACAGCCTCTTGTGGCGTATGAACTGGACACGCCTTGAAGGGGAGACGATTCGGGACTCCCTGCTTGCCGTGAGTGGCCGCTTGCAGAAGTCGGATGGCGGACCGGGCGTCTTTGTCTCGGTGCCTTCTGATGTGGCGGAAGGCTTTGAGTTTTTCAAGTGGTTCCCTTCGCCCGAAAAGGACCAGGCGCGGCGAACGGTTTATACATTTCAGCGGCGTTCGGTGATGAATCCGATGATCGAAGTGTTTGATGGCGCAAACATGAGCGAGGTCTGCTCACGGCGCAGCAGCACTGTTGTTCCAACACAGGCCTTCGCGCTCTTGAATTCGGAGTTTACACGGAAGGAAGCGCACCACTTTGCCGAGCGGGTTGTCGAATTGGCGGGACCCGATCCCGACAAGCAACTGGATCAAGCCTTCTTGCTTGCCTTGGCGCGCAAGCCCTCGGCCAAGGAGCGGGAGGCTTATCGTGCTTCTGTCCACGGCGCTGCGCCTGTCGAGGCGCTGACGCGTTTGGGCGTGGTGTTGTTTAACCTGAACGAGTTCATTTACCTGGAGTAG
- a CDS encoding DUF1501 domain-containing protein, which produces MMHSELERRRFLYQSLTGVGGIALMDLLQRQANATPLISQKPHHAAKAKSCIFLSMLGGVSQMDSFDPKPALEKFDNTVMDWSKEKNTDQPNLFAKPRLILRSSFPFRKYGQSGRDVSSLFPHVAECVDDLAFVRSIQTENGNHPAAVFLMNTGVVIPGKPSVGAWTTYGLGTENQNLPAFVVLPDFRALPFSGSQQWGPGFLPASYQGTVLRWKGDPILNLKPPAEVKAEAQEAEMKLLRAFNQEFSESHGTNPDLQGRIDSYELAYRMQTEVPGALDIAGESQETLEMYGLNDPVTESFGKRCLMARKLVEKGVRFVQLYTPSQSWDGHTEIVKNHTKNAGETDKPIAALIKDLKRRGLLDSTLLVWMGEFGRTPDNPAEMRDKAGRDHNTRAMTIWLAGGGVKAGTLVGATDDLGFKAVENIYRMRDVHATVLHLMGLNDMRLTYYSAGRNQRLTDTGGTLIKEVIA; this is translated from the coding sequence ATGATGCATTCTGAACTGGAAAGACGACGCTTTCTCTATCAAAGCCTGACGGGAGTTGGCGGCATTGCGTTGATGGATCTGTTGCAGCGCCAGGCGAATGCGACCCCGCTCATTTCGCAAAAGCCTCATCATGCGGCAAAGGCGAAGTCTTGCATCTTCCTGTCGATGCTTGGTGGCGTGAGCCAAATGGACAGCTTCGATCCGAAGCCCGCGCTCGAGAAATTTGATAACACGGTGATGGATTGGAGCAAGGAGAAGAACACCGATCAGCCGAATCTGTTTGCCAAGCCACGGTTGATTCTGCGGAGTAGCTTTCCATTCCGCAAGTATGGCCAGAGTGGGCGGGATGTTTCGAGTCTCTTCCCTCACGTTGCCGAGTGTGTCGATGATCTTGCCTTTGTGCGCTCCATTCAGACGGAGAATGGCAATCATCCCGCAGCTGTATTTCTGATGAATACGGGCGTTGTGATTCCAGGGAAGCCCAGCGTAGGGGCTTGGACGACTTATGGCTTGGGCACTGAGAATCAGAATCTGCCCGCCTTCGTGGTCCTGCCAGACTTCCGGGCGTTGCCGTTCAGTGGGTCGCAGCAATGGGGGCCGGGTTTCCTGCCCGCCAGCTATCAGGGCACCGTATTGCGCTGGAAGGGCGATCCGATTCTGAATCTGAAGCCCCCGGCAGAGGTGAAGGCGGAGGCGCAGGAAGCGGAAATGAAGTTGTTGCGCGCCTTCAATCAGGAGTTCAGCGAAAGCCATGGAACGAATCCGGATCTGCAGGGCCGGATCGATTCTTATGAGCTCGCCTACCGCATGCAGACCGAGGTTCCAGGCGCTCTCGATATCGCTGGAGAATCGCAAGAGACGCTGGAGATGTATGGCCTGAATGATCCGGTCACCGAGTCGTTTGGGAAGCGGTGTCTGATGGCCCGGAAGCTGGTCGAAAAAGGCGTTCGTTTTGTGCAACTGTATACGCCGAGCCAGTCCTGGGATGGGCACACGGAGATCGTCAAGAACCATACCAAGAATGCGGGCGAGACCGATAAGCCGATTGCTGCGCTGATCAAAGATCTGAAGCGGCGTGGACTCTTGGACTCCACGCTGTTAGTGTGGATGGGCGAGTTCGGCCGTACGCCGGACAACCCGGCAGAGATGCGGGATAAAGCGGGCCGGGATCACAATACGCGGGCGATGACGATCTGGCTTGCGGGTGGCGGCGTCAAGGCTGGCACTCTGGTAGGGGCGACCGACGATCTTGGCTTCAAAGCGGTGGAGAACATCTACCGGATGCGCGATGTGCATGCGACGGTATTGCATTTGATGGGTTTGAACGATATGCGCCTCACCTACTACAGCGCGGGTCGCAACCAACGTTTGACCGACACGGGCGGCACTCTGATCAAAGAAGTGATTGCCTAA